One window from the genome of Ictidomys tridecemlineatus isolate mIctTri1 chromosome 12, mIctTri1.hap1, whole genome shotgun sequence encodes:
- the LOC144369022 gene encoding small ribosomal subunit protein uS5m-like isoform X2, with amino-acid sequence MRLPWQHHPASPAVQSEPAASLEPFQGHFWCWQLSLNTFPTASVLVLKTTLSNGPLSLQGTRDSRHFTSLSHALQTQCCISPPTSRSGQQYRPYSFFTKLTADELWEGALAETGAGARKGRGKRSKKKRRKDLNRGQVIGEGRSGFLWPGLNAPLMRNGAVQTIAQRSKEEQEQVAADMLQQREEWDWKRRMKVKRERGWSGNKWGGLSVGPPDPGPKGETYEDFDTRILEVRNVFNMTAKEGRKRSVRVLVAVGNGQVLPLGRPLSGWMLSGKQRTKPSTICIT; translated from the exons gtCATTTCTGGTGCTGGCAGCTTTCCCTGAACACCTTTCCAACAGCTTCTGTTTTGGTGCTGAAGACcactctcagcaatg GCCCTTTGTCACTGCAGGGAACCAGAGACAGCCGACACTTCACCAGCTTGAGTCATGCGCTACAGACACAGTGCTGTATCTCTCCTCCCACCAGCCGGTCAGGCCAGCAGTACAGACCCTACAGCTTCTTCACTAAAT TGACAGCAGATGAGCTCTGGGAAGGTGCTTTAGCAGAGACTGGTGCTGgggcaagaaaaggaagaggcaaaagaagcaaaaaaaagagaaggaaggatctGAACAGGGGTCAGGTCATTGGTGAAG GACGCTCCGGCTTCTTGTGGCCGGGTCTGAATGCCCCTCTCATGAGAAATGGAGCCGTGCAGACCATTGCCCAGAGgagcaaggaggagcaggagcaggtggcGGCTGACATGCTCCAGCAGAGGGAAGAGTGGGACTGGAAGCGGAGGATGAAAGTGAAGCGGGAGCGAGGCTGGAGCGGGAACAAATGGGGTGGCCTCAGTGTCGGTCCCCCGGACCCTGGTCCCAAGGGAG AGACCTATGAGGACTTTGATACCAGGATACTCGAG GtcagaaatgttttcaatatgacagccaaagagggaaggaagagatcaGTCCGTGTCCTGGTGGCTGTGGGGAATGGGCAG GTTTTGCCATTGGGAAGGCCACTGAGCGGGTGGATGCTTTCAGGAAA gcAAAGAACAAAGCCATCCACTATTTGCATTACATAG
- the LOC144369022 gene encoding small ribosomal subunit protein uS5m-like isoform X3, with protein MRLPWQHHPASPAVQSEPAASLEPFQGHFWCWQLSLNTFPTASVLVLKTTLSNGPLSLQGTRDSRHFTSLSHALQTQCCISPPTSRSGQQYRPYSFFTKLTADELWEGALAETGAGARKGRGKRSKKKRRKDLNRGQVIGEGRSGFLWPGLNAPLMRNGAVQTIAQRSKEEQEQVAADMLQQREEWDWKRRMKVKRERGWSGNKWGGLSVGPPDPGPKGETYEDFDTRILEVRNVFNMTAKEGRKRSVRVLVAVGNGQVLPLGRPLSGWMLSGNIP; from the exons gtCATTTCTGGTGCTGGCAGCTTTCCCTGAACACCTTTCCAACAGCTTCTGTTTTGGTGCTGAAGACcactctcagcaatg GCCCTTTGTCACTGCAGGGAACCAGAGACAGCCGACACTTCACCAGCTTGAGTCATGCGCTACAGACACAGTGCTGTATCTCTCCTCCCACCAGCCGGTCAGGCCAGCAGTACAGACCCTACAGCTTCTTCACTAAAT TGACAGCAGATGAGCTCTGGGAAGGTGCTTTAGCAGAGACTGGTGCTGgggcaagaaaaggaagaggcaaaagaagcaaaaaaaagagaaggaaggatctGAACAGGGGTCAGGTCATTGGTGAAG GACGCTCCGGCTTCTTGTGGCCGGGTCTGAATGCCCCTCTCATGAGAAATGGAGCCGTGCAGACCATTGCCCAGAGgagcaaggaggagcaggagcaggtggcGGCTGACATGCTCCAGCAGAGGGAAGAGTGGGACTGGAAGCGGAGGATGAAAGTGAAGCGGGAGCGAGGCTGGAGCGGGAACAAATGGGGTGGCCTCAGTGTCGGTCCCCCGGACCCTGGTCCCAAGGGAG AGACCTATGAGGACTTTGATACCAGGATACTCGAG GtcagaaatgttttcaatatgacagccaaagagggaaggaagagatcaGTCCGTGTCCTGGTGGCTGTGGGGAATGGGCAG GTTTTGCCATTGGGAAGGCCACTGAGCGGGTGGATGCTTTCAGGAAA TATTCCATGA
- the LOC144369022 gene encoding small ribosomal subunit protein uS5m-like isoform X1, translating into MRLPWQHHPASPAVQSEPAASLEPFQGHFWCWQLSLNTFPTASVLVLKTTLSNGPLSLQGTRDSRHFTSLSHALQTQCCISPPTSRSGQQYRPYSFFTKLTADELWEGALAETGAGARKGRGKRSKKKRRKDLNRGQVIGEGRSGFLWPGLNAPLMRNGAVQTIAQRSKEEQEQVAADMLQQREEWDWKRRMKVKRERGWSGNKWGGLSVGPPDPGPKGETYEDFDTRILEVRNVFNMTAKEGRKRSVRVLVAVGNGQAKNKAIHYLHYIEQYEDHTIFHDISLRYKRTHTSR; encoded by the exons gtCATTTCTGGTGCTGGCAGCTTTCCCTGAACACCTTTCCAACAGCTTCTGTTTTGGTGCTGAAGACcactctcagcaatg GCCCTTTGTCACTGCAGGGAACCAGAGACAGCCGACACTTCACCAGCTTGAGTCATGCGCTACAGACACAGTGCTGTATCTCTCCTCCCACCAGCCGGTCAGGCCAGCAGTACAGACCCTACAGCTTCTTCACTAAAT TGACAGCAGATGAGCTCTGGGAAGGTGCTTTAGCAGAGACTGGTGCTGgggcaagaaaaggaagaggcaaaagaagcaaaaaaaagagaaggaaggatctGAACAGGGGTCAGGTCATTGGTGAAG GACGCTCCGGCTTCTTGTGGCCGGGTCTGAATGCCCCTCTCATGAGAAATGGAGCCGTGCAGACCATTGCCCAGAGgagcaaggaggagcaggagcaggtggcGGCTGACATGCTCCAGCAGAGGGAAGAGTGGGACTGGAAGCGGAGGATGAAAGTGAAGCGGGAGCGAGGCTGGAGCGGGAACAAATGGGGTGGCCTCAGTGTCGGTCCCCCGGACCCTGGTCCCAAGGGAG AGACCTATGAGGACTTTGATACCAGGATACTCGAG GtcagaaatgttttcaatatgacagccaaagagggaaggaagagatcaGTCCGTGTCCTGGTGGCTGTGGGGAATGGGCAG gcAAAGAACAAAGCCATCCACTATTTGCATTACATAGAGCAGTATGAAGACCATACAA TATTCCATGACATCTCGTTGAGATATAAGAGGACACACACATCAAGATGA